In Nocardioides sp. zg-1228, a single window of DNA contains:
- the cysT gene encoding sulfate ABC transporter permease subunit CysT: MTSPEIAAVRPARAPRRSGPRSTLTRSSGLGLGIAMIWFSALVLIPLAAVVVTAVDGGWDVFWATITNGQTAAAIKLTVFTALGVTAVNVVMGPLIAWVLVRDRFWGKSVLEVMIDIPFALPTIVAGLVLLSLYGTDSPLGIDIANQRPAVFLAFLFVTLPFVVRMVQPVLEELDLDVEEAAASLGASRFTTFRRIILPSLTPAITAGAALSFARGVSEYGSLVLLSGNLPFKTEVTSVRILSSIENDNVPAAAAVATVLLAISLAVIVLLDLIQRRVAARG; encoded by the coding sequence ATGACCTCTCCTGAGATCGCAGCGGTCCGACCGGCGAGGGCTCCTCGCCGGTCGGGTCCGCGCTCCACGCTCACGCGGTCGTCGGGTCTCGGGCTCGGCATCGCCATGATCTGGTTCAGCGCGCTGGTCCTGATCCCCCTGGCGGCGGTCGTCGTCACCGCCGTCGACGGCGGCTGGGACGTCTTCTGGGCGACCATCACCAACGGCCAGACCGCCGCCGCCATCAAGCTCACCGTCTTCACCGCCCTCGGCGTCACGGCCGTCAACGTCGTGATGGGCCCGCTCATCGCCTGGGTGCTCGTGCGCGACCGGTTCTGGGGCAAGTCGGTGCTCGAGGTGATGATCGACATCCCCTTCGCGCTGCCGACCATCGTCGCCGGCCTGGTGCTGCTCTCGCTCTACGGCACCGACAGCCCGCTCGGCATCGACATCGCCAACCAGCGCCCGGCCGTCTTCCTCGCGTTCTTGTTCGTCACGCTGCCGTTCGTCGTGCGGATGGTGCAGCCGGTGCTCGAGGAGCTCGACCTCGACGTCGAGGAGGCCGCGGCGTCCCTCGGCGCGAGCCGGTTCACCACGTTCCGCCGCATCATCCTGCCCAGCCTGACGCCGGCCATCACCGCCGGCGCCGCCCTGTCCTTCGCCCGCGGCGTCAGCGAGTACGGCTCGCTGGTGCTGCTGTCGGGCAACCTCCCGTTCAAGACCGAGGTCACCTCCGTGCGCATCCTCAGCAGCATCGAGAACGACAACGTCCCGGCGGCCGCGGCCGTCGCCACGGTGCTGCTGGCGATCTCGCTCGCGGTGATCGTGCTCCTGGACCTGATCCAGAGGCGGGTGGCCGCACGTGGCTGA
- a CDS encoding sulfate ABC transporter permease subunit, with amino-acid sequence MADTLVHDVEAVVPPVEERRRPPRVRKTPTTYVLRLIVTAYLFLLVAWPVSLVVTHTFANGWESIASLLSDPDMVVALQLSAYVAVWSVVINTLFGVGISLLLVRQEFPGKRLLNSLLDIPLSVSPIVVGLALVLVYGGRNGWLGPTLADWGFQVIFSTPGIIMATTFVALPLMIRELVPVLEEIGTDQEQAAESLGANALQRFWRITLPSIKWGIVYGVVLTLARSLGEFGAVKVVSGNVLGQTRTATLAVEEKYLNFDQQGAYATAFLLAMVSVACIVVVAIIRPKNRH; translated from the coding sequence GTGGCTGACACCCTCGTCCACGACGTCGAGGCGGTCGTGCCGCCCGTCGAGGAGCGCCGCCGCCCCCCGCGCGTGCGCAAGACCCCGACGACCTACGTGCTGCGGCTCATCGTCACCGCCTACCTGTTCCTCCTGGTCGCCTGGCCGGTGTCGCTGGTCGTGACCCACACCTTCGCGAACGGGTGGGAGTCGATCGCCTCGCTGCTGTCCGACCCCGACATGGTGGTGGCGCTCCAGCTGAGCGCCTACGTCGCCGTGTGGTCGGTCGTGATCAACACGCTCTTCGGCGTGGGGATCTCGCTGCTGCTCGTGCGCCAGGAGTTCCCCGGCAAGCGACTGCTCAACTCGCTGCTCGACATCCCGCTCTCGGTGTCCCCGATCGTCGTCGGCCTCGCCCTCGTGCTGGTCTACGGCGGCCGCAACGGGTGGCTCGGGCCGACCCTCGCCGACTGGGGGTTCCAGGTCATCTTCTCGACGCCCGGCATCATCATGGCGACGACCTTCGTGGCGCTGCCGCTGATGATCCGCGAGCTCGTCCCCGTGCTCGAGGAGATCGGCACCGACCAGGAGCAGGCCGCCGAGAGCCTGGGGGCCAACGCCCTCCAGCGGTTCTGGCGGATCACCCTGCCGTCCATCAAGTGGGGCATCGTCTACGGCGTCGTGCTGACCCTGGCCCGCTCGCTCGGCGAGTTCGGTGCGGTCAAGGTCGTCTCGGGCAACGTCCTCGGGCAGACCCGCACGGCCACCCTCGCGGTGGAGGAGAAGTACCTCAACTTCGACCAGCAGGGCGCCTACGCGACCGCCTTCCTGCTCGCGATGGTGTCGGTGGCCTGCATCGTCGTCGTCGCGATCATCCGTCCCAAGAACCGCCACTGA
- a CDS encoding TOBE-like domain-containing protein: MSIEVSGLNKKFGDFVALDDVSVTIPTGQLTALLGPSGGGKSTLLRIIAGLEKADTGTVSIAGVEATHLPAQKRNVGFVFQHYAVFKHMTVAKNVAFGLEIRKRPKDEVEHRVRELLELVHLSQFSHRLPSQLSGGQRQRMALARALAVEPSVLLLDEPFGALDAKVRKELRDWLRRLHDDVHVTTVFVTHDQEEALEVADEIVVINEGRVEQVGTPDQLYDEPANDFVMSFLGEVTHLGGLSLRPHDIELERTPSLAGSVEGTIHRLVRIGFEVRLTVLTVDGDEVSVVVTRAHARAHGLEEGSTVWLTPAAGATVVPRMAAAV, translated from the coding sequence ATGAGCATCGAAGTGTCAGGGCTGAACAAGAAGTTCGGCGACTTCGTCGCGCTCGACGACGTCAGCGTCACCATCCCGACCGGCCAGCTCACGGCGCTCCTCGGCCCCAGCGGCGGAGGCAAGTCGACCCTGCTGCGCATCATCGCCGGCCTGGAGAAGGCCGACACCGGCACGGTGAGCATCGCGGGCGTCGAGGCGACCCACCTGCCCGCCCAGAAGCGCAACGTGGGCTTCGTCTTCCAGCACTACGCGGTCTTCAAGCACATGACCGTGGCCAAGAACGTCGCCTTCGGTCTCGAGATCCGCAAGCGCCCGAAGGACGAGGTCGAGCACCGGGTGCGCGAGCTCCTCGAGCTGGTGCACCTCTCGCAGTTCTCGCACCGCCTCCCCTCGCAGCTCTCCGGCGGCCAGCGCCAGCGCATGGCCCTGGCCCGCGCCCTCGCGGTGGAGCCGTCGGTGCTGCTGCTCGACGAGCCGTTCGGCGCGCTCGACGCCAAGGTCCGCAAGGAGCTGCGCGACTGGCTGCGCCGTCTCCACGACGACGTGCACGTCACGACCGTCTTCGTCACCCACGACCAGGAGGAGGCGCTCGAGGTCGCCGACGAGATCGTGGTGATCAACGAGGGACGCGTCGAGCAGGTCGGCACCCCCGACCAGCTCTACGACGAGCCGGCCAACGACTTCGTGATGTCGTTCCTCGGCGAGGTCACCCACCTCGGCGGACTCTCGCTCCGGCCCCACGACATCGAGCTGGAGCGCACCCCGTCCCTGGCCGGCAGCGTGGAGGGGACGATCCACCGCCTGGTGCGCATCGGCTTCGAGGTCCGGCTGACCGTGCTCACCGTCGACGGCGACGAGGTGTCGGTCGTCGTGACCCGCGCCCACGCCCGCGCCCACGGCCTCGAGGAGGGGAGCACCGTCTGGCTCACCCCTGCGGCGGGCGCGACCGTGGTGCCGCGGATGGCGGCGGCCGTCTGA
- a CDS encoding B12-binding domain-containing protein, giving the protein MDPTTTSDELWSAVETFDAEAAELAIARLLWDVPLSAAVTGVVLPFLGEVGDRWEAGTLSVAHEHFVSDMLRRKLTALTAVPPTPVLQDASAAAPVVLLACPPGERHDMVLLCVALMLRERGVRARFLGADTPVPAIRTAARAAGADAVVLAARRPTTFTAHASALRRLAADHPVYAAGRGADAQTLEEIGARPLPADPVRAVVVLVGELSELSGSW; this is encoded by the coding sequence GTGGACCCCACGACGACCTCGGACGAGCTGTGGTCCGCCGTCGAGACCTTCGACGCCGAGGCCGCGGAGCTCGCGATCGCCCGGCTGCTCTGGGACGTGCCGCTCTCGGCCGCGGTGACCGGTGTCGTCCTCCCGTTCCTCGGGGAGGTCGGCGACCGGTGGGAGGCGGGCACCCTCTCGGTCGCCCACGAGCACTTCGTCAGCGACATGCTGCGACGCAAGCTCACCGCGCTCACCGCGGTGCCCCCGACGCCGGTGCTCCAGGACGCCTCCGCGGCCGCGCCGGTCGTCCTGCTCGCCTGCCCGCCGGGCGAGCGGCACGACATGGTGCTGCTGTGCGTCGCGCTGATGCTGCGCGAGCGGGGCGTACGCGCCAGGTTCCTCGGGGCGGACACGCCCGTGCCTGCCATCCGCACGGCGGCGCGTGCCGCGGGCGCCGACGCGGTCGTCCTCGCGGCGCGGCGCCCGACGACGTTCACCGCCCACGCGTCCGCGCTGCGCAGGCTCGCCGCCGACCACCCGGTCTACGCCGCCGGGCGCGGGGCCGACGCGCAGACCCTCGAGGAGATCGGCGCGCGACCCCTGCCCGCCGACCCGGTGCGCGCGGTCGTGGTGCTCGTCGGCGAGCTGTCCGAGCTCAGCGGTAGTTGGTGA
- a CDS encoding YajQ family cyclic di-GMP-binding protein, translating into MADSSFDIVSKLDRQEVDNALSQAAREIATRFDFKGTGASIEWKGEKAIEITASADDRASAVLSVFQDKLIKRNQSLKILDASEPRQSGQVSKIDIALKEGITSEDAKKISKLIRDEGPKGVKAQVQGEELRVSSKKRDDLQAVQQLVKAQDYDFAVQFTNYR; encoded by the coding sequence ATGGCCGACTCGAGCTTCGACATCGTGAGCAAGCTGGACCGCCAGGAGGTCGACAACGCGCTCAGCCAGGCGGCCCGCGAGATCGCCACCCGGTTCGACTTCAAGGGCACCGGCGCCTCCATCGAGTGGAAGGGCGAGAAGGCCATCGAGATCACCGCCTCCGCCGACGACCGGGCCAGTGCGGTGCTCAGCGTCTTCCAGGACAAGCTGATCAAGCGCAACCAGAGCCTGAAGATCCTCGACGCCTCCGAGCCGCGCCAGTCGGGCCAGGTCTCCAAGATCGACATCGCGCTCAAGGAGGGCATCACCTCCGAGGACGCGAAGAAGATCTCCAAGCTGATCCGCGACGAGGGCCCCAAGGGCGTCAAGGCGCAGGTGCAGGGCGAGGAGCTGCGCGTGTCGTCGAAGAAGCGCGACGACCTCCAGGCCGTGCAGCAGCTGGTGAAGGCGCAGGACTACGACTTCGCGGTGCAGTTCACCAACTACCGCTGA
- a CDS encoding AGE family epimerase/isomerase — MSTPPDDAWLDAECRRLIDFGRRAVHPGGGAAWLDDAGAPDLARPVHTWITARTVHVQCLGTVLGVEGADAVAAGALAGLNGVLRDADHGGWHAAVGPDGRPDGTGKSCYAHAFVMLAASTAVVAGLPGADRLLDEATGVFEERFFDDDLGRVVDEWDRAWTTVAPYRGLNSTMHAVEAMLAVGDVTGDDVWHRRAARLAGLVLDLAPAHDGRLPEHFGADWSVDLELNRDRPGDPFKPYGATVGHGLEWSRLLLHLEATLGDVAPAGLLDTSRLLFDRAVADGWHADGEPGFVYTTDWDGRPVVRERMHWVAAEAIAAAAALHRRTGEDAYAQRYAEWWDFVVAHVRDAGRGSWHHELDAANRPQASVWPGKPDLYHAVQATLLPRLPLAPSLASALATVGPHRG, encoded by the coding sequence GTGAGCACCCCGCCCGACGACGCCTGGCTCGACGCCGAGTGTCGCCGCCTGATCGACTTCGGCCGCCGCGCCGTGCACCCCGGCGGGGGAGCCGCGTGGCTCGACGATGCCGGGGCGCCCGACCTCGCGCGGCCCGTGCACACCTGGATCACCGCCCGCACCGTCCACGTCCAGTGCCTCGGCACGGTGCTCGGCGTCGAGGGCGCGGACGCCGTGGCGGCCGGTGCGCTCGCCGGGCTGAACGGCGTGCTGCGCGACGCCGACCACGGTGGCTGGCACGCCGCCGTCGGTCCCGACGGCAGGCCCGACGGCACCGGCAAGTCCTGCTATGCGCACGCCTTCGTGATGCTCGCCGCGTCGACCGCCGTCGTCGCTGGGCTGCCCGGGGCGGATCGGTTGCTCGACGAGGCGACCGGCGTCTTCGAGGAGCGCTTCTTCGACGACGACCTGGGCCGCGTGGTCGACGAGTGGGACCGCGCCTGGACCACCGTCGCGCCCTACCGCGGGCTCAACTCCACGATGCACGCGGTAGAGGCGATGCTCGCGGTCGGCGACGTCACCGGCGACGACGTGTGGCACCGGCGCGCGGCCCGGCTGGCCGGCCTGGTGCTCGACCTGGCGCCGGCGCACGACGGCCGGCTCCCGGAGCACTTCGGTGCCGACTGGTCGGTGGACCTCGAGCTCAACCGCGACCGGCCCGGCGACCCGTTCAAGCCCTACGGCGCGACCGTCGGCCACGGACTCGAGTGGTCGCGGCTGCTGCTCCACCTCGAGGCGACCCTGGGAGACGTCGCGCCGGCCGGTCTCCTCGACACCTCGCGCCTGCTCTTCGACCGGGCCGTCGCCGACGGCTGGCACGCCGACGGCGAGCCCGGCTTCGTCTACACCACCGACTGGGACGGGCGGCCGGTCGTGCGCGAGCGGATGCACTGGGTCGCGGCCGAGGCGATCGCGGCCGCCGCGGCGCTGCACCGGCGCACGGGTGAGGACGCCTACGCCCAGCGGTACGCCGAGTGGTGGGACTTCGTCGTCGCGCACGTGCGCGACGCCGGTCGGGGCTCGTGGCACCACGAGCTCGACGCCGCCAACCGACCGCAGGCCAGCGTCTGGCCGGGCAAGCCCGACCTCTACCACGCCGTCCAGGCGACGCTCCTGCCGCGGCTGCCGCTCGCCCCCAGCCTCGCCAGCGCCCTCGCGACCGTGGGTCCGCACCGGGGATGA
- a CDS encoding carbohydrate kinase, whose amino-acid sequence MSDVQPRILVVGEALVDVVPGPDGAPRDHPGGSPANVALALGRLGRDVRLVTLLGDDARGAAVRAWLEAGGVEVLASPTGSGRTSSAAVTLDDSGAATYDFDLDWDLRAVPDVPCDVVHVGSIATVLEPGADTVLTTFRAHRGRALLSLDPNARPAITPDRTGPAARVEELVALADVVKVSDEDLAWLQPGAGPVATAARWAAAGPGLVVVTRGGAGAIAVRPDGTTLEVPGVPVAVADTVGAGDTFSGVLLDALVALGAHGPGAGDALRALTDRDLLDVVTTAAVGAAINVSRPGADPPTRAELSAALGTDREAGRE is encoded by the coding sequence ATGAGCGACGTCCAGCCCCGCATCCTGGTCGTCGGCGAGGCGCTCGTCGACGTGGTGCCCGGGCCCGACGGGGCGCCCCGCGACCATCCCGGCGGCAGCCCCGCCAACGTGGCGCTCGCCCTCGGCCGGCTCGGGCGCGACGTACGGCTGGTGACCCTGCTGGGCGACGACGCGCGCGGCGCGGCCGTGCGGGCCTGGCTGGAGGCCGGCGGCGTCGAGGTCCTCGCCTCGCCCACCGGCTCGGGCCGCACGTCGAGCGCGGCGGTCACCCTCGACGACTCCGGCGCCGCCACCTACGACTTCGACCTCGACTGGGACCTTCGCGCGGTGCCCGACGTGCCGTGCGACGTGGTGCACGTCGGGTCGATCGCGACCGTCCTCGAGCCGGGTGCCGACACCGTGCTCACGACGTTCCGCGCGCACCGCGGCCGGGCCCTGCTCTCCCTCGACCCCAACGCCCGCCCCGCGATCACCCCCGACCGCACCGGGCCTGCGGCCCGGGTCGAGGAGCTCGTCGCCCTCGCCGACGTGGTCAAGGTGAGCGACGAGGACCTCGCGTGGCTCCAGCCCGGCGCGGGCCCGGTCGCGACCGCCGCGCGCTGGGCGGCGGCCGGCCCGGGCCTCGTCGTGGTCACCCGCGGCGGCGCCGGCGCGATCGCCGTACGCCCCGACGGGACGACGCTCGAGGTGCCCGGCGTGCCCGTCGCCGTGGCCGACACCGTCGGAGCCGGCGACACCTTCAGCGGCGTGCTGCTCGACGCGCTGGTCGCCCTCGGGGCGCACGGGCCCGGAGCCGGCGACGCGCTGCGCGCCCTCACCGACCGCGACCTCCTCGACGTCGTCACGACCGCGGCCGTCGGTGCGGCCATCAACGTCTCCCGGCCCGGTGCCGACCCGCCGACGCGGGCGGAGCTCTCCGCCGCGCTGGGCACCGACCGCGAAGCCGGGCGGGAGTGA
- a CDS encoding MFS transporter, producing the protein MSAEQIHEIGRRRAWVIWLVALAVYVLAVFHRSSLGVAGIIASDRFDITATGLAAFTVLQLVVYAGMQVPVGVFLDRYGSRTMLLVGLALMTAGQLAFAFSTSFAGAVAARAVVGAGDAMVFVSVIRLVTIWFLVRQAPMVTQVTGLAGQLGAIAAAGPLSFLLDELGWTRTFAITSSVGLVLLVAVLALVKDSPYRRSEVVVIKLRALAQSVRTVWGNPGTRLGMWSHFASQFSATVFTLLWGFPFLVQGLGWTSRAASTLLMAMTAWTVVSGLVLARLVGRLPYYRSWIVVSVVLAMVVPWTAVLLWPGVAPTWLVVVMAFATASGGPAAMVAFDLARSFSPAHETGRANGLVNIGGFTASLLTMALIGLVLDLSASGGMGSYTLGDFKLAMAVQYAFWTLGIVQTLRYRRRGLDHLARVHPGSVEQLRAGKPFVHPGIGTEGV; encoded by the coding sequence GTGAGCGCGGAGCAGATCCACGAGATCGGGAGACGACGGGCCTGGGTGATCTGGCTGGTGGCGCTCGCCGTCTACGTGCTGGCGGTGTTCCACCGCAGCTCGCTCGGGGTCGCGGGGATCATCGCGTCCGACCGGTTCGACATCACCGCCACCGGCCTGGCCGCGTTCACCGTGCTGCAGCTCGTGGTCTACGCCGGGATGCAGGTGCCGGTGGGGGTCTTCCTCGACCGCTACGGCTCACGCACGATGCTGCTGGTCGGGCTCGCGCTGATGACGGCCGGCCAGCTCGCCTTCGCGTTCTCCACCTCGTTCGCCGGGGCGGTGGCGGCGCGCGCGGTGGTGGGGGCGGGCGACGCGATGGTCTTCGTGAGCGTGATCCGCCTCGTCACGATCTGGTTCCTGGTGCGGCAGGCGCCGATGGTCACCCAGGTCACCGGCCTGGCCGGGCAGCTGGGCGCGATCGCCGCGGCAGGCCCGCTGTCCTTCCTGCTCGACGAGCTCGGCTGGACCCGCACGTTCGCGATCACCTCCAGCGTCGGCCTCGTGCTGCTCGTCGCGGTGCTCGCGCTCGTCAAGGACTCGCCCTACCGCCGCAGCGAGGTCGTCGTGATCAAGCTGCGGGCTCTGGCGCAGTCGGTCCGCACGGTGTGGGGCAACCCCGGCACGCGGCTGGGGATGTGGTCGCACTTCGCCTCGCAGTTCTCCGCCACGGTCTTCACGCTGCTGTGGGGCTTCCCGTTCCTGGTGCAGGGACTCGGCTGGACCTCGCGTGCGGCCAGCACGCTGCTGATGGCGATGACGGCCTGGACGGTCGTCAGCGGCCTGGTGCTCGCCCGGCTGGTGGGCCGGCTGCCCTACTACCGCTCGTGGATCGTGGTCTCCGTCGTCCTGGCGATGGTGGTCCCGTGGACCGCCGTCCTGCTGTGGCCGGGAGTGGCGCCGACGTGGCTCGTGGTCGTGATGGCCTTCGCCACCGCGAGCGGTGGTCCGGCCGCGATGGTGGCCTTCGACCTCGCCCGCTCGTTCAGCCCGGCGCATGAGACCGGGCGCGCCAACGGGCTGGTCAACATCGGCGGCTTCACCGCCTCGCTGCTGACGATGGCCCTCATCGGCCTGGTGCTCGACCTGTCGGCGTCCGGCGGCATGGGGTCCTACACGCTCGGCGACTTCAAGCTGGCGATGGCCGTGCAGTACGCGTTCTGGACCCTCGGCATCGTGCAGACGCTGCGCTACCGCCGCCGCGGGCTCGACCACCTCGCGCGGGTGCACCCCGGCTCGGTCGAGCAGCTGCGGGCCGGCAAGCCCTTCGTGCATCCCGGCATCGGCACCGAGGGCGTCTAG
- a CDS encoding histidine phosphatase family protein: protein MRLLLMRHGQTHANVSGELDTAHPGLDLTDLGRAQAVAAAKALADERIDAIYVSSRVRTHQTAAPTAQARGLEPVQLDGLQEIAAGDFEMRNDHDAVAGYIGAVAAWLDGDLDHRMPGGETGEEFLARYDAAVRTIAEAGHEAVLVVSHGAALRTWASTRTAPSPQAPPAHQPLHNTALIVLDGDPRTGWELVSWQGHPVGGDFLEDPTAEDPTGDLDSDGDGEIG, encoded by the coding sequence TTGCGACTCCTGCTCATGCGCCACGGCCAGACGCACGCCAACGTCTCCGGCGAGCTCGACACCGCCCACCCCGGGCTCGACCTCACCGACCTCGGCCGCGCCCAGGCCGTGGCGGCCGCGAAGGCCCTCGCCGACGAACGGATCGACGCGATCTACGTCTCCAGCCGGGTGCGCACCCACCAGACCGCCGCCCCCACCGCGCAGGCGCGCGGCCTCGAGCCGGTGCAGCTCGACGGCCTGCAGGAGATCGCCGCGGGCGACTTCGAGATGCGCAACGACCACGACGCCGTCGCCGGCTACATCGGAGCCGTCGCCGCGTGGCTCGACGGCGACCTCGACCACCGGATGCCCGGCGGCGAGACGGGCGAGGAGTTCCTCGCCCGCTACGACGCGGCCGTACGCACCATCGCCGAGGCGGGCCACGAGGCCGTGCTCGTCGTCAGCCACGGGGCCGCGCTGCGCACCTGGGCCTCGACCCGGACGGCGCCCAGCCCGCAGGCCCCGCCGGCCCACCAGCCGCTGCACAACACCGCGCTGATCGTGCTCGACGGCGACCCCCGCACCGGCTGGGAGCTGGTGTCGTGGCAGGGCCACCCCGTGGGCGGCGACTTCCTCGAGGACCCGACGGCCGAGGACCCGACCGGCGACCTCGACTCCGACGGGGACGGCGAGATCGGCTGA
- a CDS encoding phosphodiesterase — protein MKQLGQYAAPRHVVAHLSDPHLIGGGALHYGVIDNVANLRRALERLAAVRPAPRALVFTGDLADRAEPDAYATLRSIVEPFAAGIGATVVWTMGNHDERAPFARGMFDSDDARCQDRVHDVDGLRIVALDTSVPGHHHGELLPEQLAWLADVLATPAEHGTLLAMHHPPLPLPMVRAAELIELHDQQALADVIAGTDVRGILAGHLHLPTWSTFAGVPVSVTAASCYTLDPAPVDRFVSGVDAGQGFTMVHAYDDRLVHTQVLIERGAEVSHIGSDIEAALEDVPLEQARELASSKTSPFNS, from the coding sequence GTGAAGCAGCTCGGTCAGTACGCCGCCCCGCGGCACGTCGTCGCGCACCTGAGCGACCCGCACCTGATCGGCGGCGGAGCGCTGCACTACGGCGTCATCGACAACGTCGCCAACCTGCGCCGCGCGCTCGAGCGGCTCGCGGCGGTGCGCCCCGCGCCCCGGGCGCTGGTCTTCACCGGCGACCTGGCCGACCGCGCCGAGCCCGACGCCTACGCCACCCTCCGCTCGATCGTGGAGCCGTTCGCTGCCGGGATCGGCGCGACGGTGGTGTGGACGATGGGCAACCACGACGAGCGGGCGCCGTTCGCCAGGGGCATGTTCGACTCCGACGACGCCCGGTGCCAGGACCGGGTGCACGACGTCGACGGGCTGCGCATCGTCGCCCTCGACACGAGCGTGCCCGGCCACCACCACGGCGAGCTGCTGCCCGAGCAGCTGGCGTGGCTCGCCGACGTGCTCGCCACCCCGGCCGAGCACGGGACGCTGCTGGCGATGCACCACCCGCCGCTGCCCCTGCCGATGGTGCGCGCCGCCGAGCTGATCGAGCTGCACGACCAGCAGGCGCTGGCCGACGTGATCGCCGGCACCGACGTGCGCGGCATCCTCGCCGGTCACCTGCACCTGCCGACGTGGTCGACGTTCGCCGGCGTGCCGGTCTCGGTGACGGCGGCCAGCTGCTACACCCTCGACCCCGCACCGGTCGACCGCTTCGTCTCGGGTGTCGACGCCGGCCAGGGCTTCACGATGGTCCACGCCTACGACGACCGCCTCGTGCACACCCAGGTGCTGATCGAGCGGGGCGCCGAGGTGAGCCACATCGGCTCCGACATCGAGGCCGCGCTCGAGGACGTGCCCCTGGAGCAGGCGCGCGAGCTCGCCTCCAGCAAGACGTCCCCGTTCAACTCCTAG
- the fahA gene encoding fumarylacetoacetase — translation MSRSSWVEGAAGSGFDVDHLPYGVFARSGERPRVAVRIGDQVLDLSVVAAADMVDTHELFDQPTLNPFMAAGPAVWESTRAWVTGLLTDQTERDLVEPALAPVDSVTMLLPFTVGDYVDFYASEHHASNVGRIFRPDQEPLLPNWKHLPVGYHGRSGTVVVSGTDVVRPCGQRKAPTEERPTFGPSRRLDIEAELGFVVGVPSALGERVATADFARHAFGVVGLNDWSARDIQAWEYVPLGPFLGKSFATSISAWVTPLAALDAAWTDLPGQDPEVLDHLRVEGPAGLDIEVEVVLDGEVVSRPPYRTMYWSPAQMLAHTTVNGASVRTGDLWGSGTVSGAEPGQRGSLLELSWGGTEPFTAGGRERTFLEDGDEVTLRYTAPGTAGGRITLGEVTGRILPARP, via the coding sequence ATGAGCCGCAGCAGCTGGGTCGAGGGAGCCGCGGGCTCCGGGTTCGACGTCGACCACCTCCCCTACGGCGTCTTCGCCCGCTCCGGCGAGCGCCCGCGGGTCGCGGTGCGCATCGGCGACCAGGTGCTCGACCTCAGCGTCGTCGCGGCCGCCGACATGGTCGACACCCACGAGCTGTTCGACCAGCCGACGCTCAACCCGTTCATGGCGGCCGGGCCCGCCGTCTGGGAGTCGACCCGCGCGTGGGTGACGGGGCTGCTGACCGACCAGACCGAGCGCGACCTCGTCGAGCCGGCCCTGGCGCCGGTCGACTCGGTGACGATGCTCCTGCCGTTCACGGTCGGCGACTACGTCGACTTCTACGCCTCCGAGCACCACGCCTCCAACGTCGGCCGGATCTTCCGCCCCGACCAGGAGCCGCTGCTGCCCAACTGGAAGCACCTCCCCGTCGGCTACCACGGCCGCTCGGGCACGGTCGTGGTCTCCGGCACCGACGTCGTACGACCCTGCGGGCAGCGCAAGGCGCCGACGGAGGAGCGCCCGACGTTCGGCCCGTCCCGGCGTCTCGACATCGAGGCCGAGCTGGGCTTCGTGGTCGGGGTGCCATCCGCGCTGGGTGAGCGGGTCGCCACCGCCGACTTCGCGCGGCACGCCTTCGGCGTCGTCGGCCTCAACGACTGGTCGGCGCGCGACATCCAGGCGTGGGAGTACGTGCCCCTCGGCCCGTTCCTCGGCAAGTCGTTCGCGACCTCGATCAGCGCGTGGGTGACCCCGCTCGCGGCGCTCGACGCCGCCTGGACCGACCTGCCCGGACAGGACCCGGAGGTGCTCGACCACCTCCGCGTCGAGGGCCCTGCCGGGCTCGACATCGAGGTGGAGGTGGTGCTCGACGGCGAGGTGGTCTCGCGTCCGCCCTACCGCACCATGTACTGGTCGCCGGCCCAGATGCTCGCCCACACCACCGTCAACGGCGCCTCCGTGCGCACCGGCGACCTGTGGGGGTCGGGCACCGTGTCGGGCGCCGAGCCCGGCCAGCGCGGCTCCCTGCTCGAGCTGAGCTGGGGCGGCACCGAGCCGTTCACCGCCGGCGGGCGCGAGCGCACGTTCCTCGAGGACGGCGACGAGGTGACCCTGCGCTACACCGCGCCGGGCACCGCGGGCGGCCGGATCACCCTCGGCGAGGTGACCGGGCGCATCCTCCCGGCGCGGCCCTAG